In a genomic window of Niallia taxi:
- a CDS encoding methyl-accepting chemotaxis protein codes for MKLPSRKKSILFKNILDFVIPIAIFSVIFSATLYTFSMNIINNYVIDQFENRLETVLNDMVENIDPTLVESADSGNADTYKELLDKVNYYQQKHKVENTYVLAKKGNNEYIVALSNSDEQGSDYTFSDAMKQTLSEGKIQYSDIYKDEFGVHKSIFAPIKGTDMIAGIDMDASFINALKSQALYTSLALTVIFIILGIIIAYFISKRITNPIIAIKNYVNQVADGNLEVKDLNINREDEIGQLAAGTQQMVLDLNTLINKIAHNAQEVSTTAEELSSSAEQTNISVVQVTESIQEVSSGVENQTQNIDKMNKGIFDVSNGMQLIAANVKDVSTNSNETSKVATNGSMVIDSALEQMDEIHQSMKHTSEVVNRLSKQTNEIGEIISLITAISDQTNLLALNASIEAARAGDHGKGFAVVAEEVRKLAEESRTAANNITNKIETIKVESSNAVEAMNSGYSKLEDGVTTFEHARGAFADIKKSVEGVNTQITEVNTAIEDMNNGVQQVSKSMEELSAISVETTSNVQQIAATSEEQTAIFEEIANSASTMSTMAESLRDSVKKFKL; via the coding sequence TTGAAGTTACCCTCTAGAAAAAAGTCGATACTATTTAAAAACATTTTAGATTTTGTTATACCTATTGCTATTTTTTCCGTTATATTTAGTGCAACTCTTTATACTTTTTCAATGAATATTATTAACAATTATGTTATTGACCAGTTTGAGAATCGTTTAGAAACAGTTCTTAATGACATGGTTGAAAACATTGATCCTACTCTTGTAGAAAGTGCTGATAGTGGCAATGCAGATACATATAAAGAACTACTAGACAAAGTGAATTATTACCAGCAAAAACATAAGGTTGAAAACACTTATGTTCTTGCAAAAAAAGGGAATAACGAATACATTGTTGCATTAAGTAACTCTGACGAGCAAGGGTCGGATTACACTTTTTCTGATGCTATGAAACAAACACTATCAGAAGGAAAAATTCAATATAGTGATATTTATAAGGATGAATTCGGGGTTCATAAATCTATCTTTGCTCCTATAAAGGGAACAGATATGATTGCTGGTATTGATATGGATGCATCATTTATCAATGCACTGAAATCACAGGCACTTTATACGTCATTAGCTTTAACTGTCATCTTTATTATTTTAGGAATAATCATTGCCTACTTTATTAGCAAACGAATTACAAATCCTATCATTGCTATAAAGAACTACGTAAACCAAGTTGCTGATGGTAACTTAGAAGTAAAAGACCTGAATATTAATAGAGAAGATGAAATTGGTCAGCTAGCAGCTGGAACACAGCAAATGGTATTGGATCTTAACACTTTAATTAATAAAATCGCTCATAATGCCCAAGAGGTTTCAACAACTGCTGAAGAACTTAGCTCAAGTGCTGAGCAAACAAATATTTCCGTTGTTCAAGTAACTGAATCTATTCAGGAAGTATCAAGTGGTGTGGAAAATCAGACTCAAAATATCGATAAAATGAACAAAGGGATATTTGATGTTTCTAATGGTATGCAGCTTATTGCTGCAAATGTTAAGGACGTGTCTACAAATTCTAATGAAACTTCTAAGGTTGCAACAAATGGTTCCATGGTTATTGATTCCGCGCTTGAGCAAATGGATGAAATTCACCAATCTATGAAACATACTTCTGAGGTTGTTAATAGATTAAGCAAGCAAACGAATGAAATCGGCGAAATTATTTCATTGATTACTGCCATTTCAGACCAAACTAACCTGTTGGCGCTTAATGCTTCGATTGAGGCAGCAAGAGCCGGGGATCATGGTAAAGGATTTGCAGTAGTAGCTGAAGAGGTGCGTAAATTAGCGGAGGAATCTAGAACTGCTGCAAACAATATTACAAATAAAATTGAAACTATTAAAGTAGAATCTTCAAATGCTGTTGAGGCAATGAACTCTGGATACAGCAAATTAGAAGATGGTGTTACAACGTTTGAGCATGCAAGAGGTGCTTTTGCTGATATCAAGAAATCAGTTGAAGGTGTTAATACGCAAATCACAGAGGTTAATACTGCGATTGAAGACATGAATAATGGTGTTCAACAAGTATCTAAATCAATGGAAGAGCTAAGTGCAATATCTGTTGAAACAACAAGCAATGTTCAACAAATTGCCGCTACCTCTGAAGAGCAAACTGCAATATTTGAAGAAATCGCAAATTCTGCTTCGACTATGTCTACAATGGCGGAAAGTCTGCGTGATAGTGTTAAGAAATTTAAATTGTAA
- a CDS encoding pyridoxal phosphate-dependent decarboxylase family protein, with the protein MDFKKVQQLFPSEDGNKQQQLELLGYIEQLLSGIDSKKDPNKSTLGPIQEKSDNLYKEIVENAATPNSGINMEEIVNKLIALSDGHPYHTRNFVTNVLPMASIPGIIGLLTTSILNGNNLWDVYGPAAAEAEVKVISMMSKLVGYDYTKSWGYTTWGGQGAVFSGLRLAIAKQFPNAKEEGVPNNLYCFASENAHYSLLKSVEATGIGSNHLIRVKAGSDFAMDITDLQEKMEAVIQKGGIPIYVVATTGTTDSFGIDDVKSIKEITTELEKKHQLKPIHIHADSALGGFYSLFANYNFTNNPLNFEKDVLEGLMQINERMQYISIADSLCFDFQKLGQTPYLTSLFLVKNGESLGLLDLEEFETPYVGNRGYGSYHTGYTLECSRMGSSIAIYAALLAFGVEGYQQILANYVRVNIAFRKMLKERIPNMGITNEKNIGPITTFRIYQDTVQWDLEQSGQATAEQINLTNELNYELFEILGQQREDVFFGDTKKQCLVDVSDSIERLPIYVSKLFSISPYTEVEHLDHMITAIEKSIMKMEGMKVEVTL; encoded by the coding sequence ATGGATTTTAAAAAAGTACAGCAGTTATTTCCTAGTGAAGATGGAAATAAACAGCAGCAATTAGAATTATTAGGTTATATCGAGCAATTATTAAGTGGAATTGATAGCAAGAAGGATCCTAACAAATCTACATTAGGTCCTATTCAAGAGAAAAGTGACAATTTGTACAAAGAAATAGTTGAAAATGCCGCTACTCCAAACTCCGGAATTAATATGGAGGAAATAGTAAATAAACTGATCGCTCTTTCTGATGGACATCCTTACCATACTAGAAATTTCGTTACTAATGTTTTACCAATGGCAAGTATTCCTGGAATTATTGGACTACTAACGACTTCGATTTTAAATGGAAACAACCTATGGGATGTATATGGCCCTGCAGCAGCAGAAGCAGAGGTTAAAGTAATTTCAATGATGTCTAAGCTTGTTGGGTATGATTACACAAAAAGCTGGGGATACACTACTTGGGGTGGACAGGGTGCCGTTTTCAGCGGTCTGCGTCTAGCAATTGCTAAGCAATTTCCAAATGCTAAAGAGGAAGGCGTACCAAATAATCTTTACTGCTTCGCTTCAGAAAATGCCCATTATAGTCTATTAAAATCTGTTGAAGCAACTGGAATAGGCAGCAACCATTTAATTCGCGTTAAAGCTGGAAGCGACTTTGCAATGGACATAACAGATCTTCAAGAGAAAATGGAAGCTGTTATTCAAAAAGGCGGTATTCCAATCTATGTTGTAGCTACAACTGGAACTACTGATAGCTTCGGTATTGACGATGTGAAAAGTATTAAAGAAATTACGACTGAATTAGAGAAAAAACATCAGTTAAAACCAATACATATTCATGCAGATTCTGCATTAGGCGGATTCTATTCATTATTTGCCAATTACAATTTCACTAACAATCCTCTTAACTTTGAAAAGGATGTATTGGAAGGTTTAATGCAAATTAATGAAAGAATGCAGTATATCTCAATCGCGGATAGCCTATGCTTTGACTTCCAAAAGCTTGGTCAAACACCATATTTAACAAGTCTTTTCCTAGTGAAAAATGGTGAGAGCCTTGGTCTTCTTGACCTTGAAGAGTTTGAAACTCCTTATGTTGGTAATCGTGGTTATGGAAGCTACCATACAGGTTATACATTAGAATGCTCAAGAATGGGAAGCTCAATTGCTATTTATGCAGCATTATTAGCGTTCGGTGTTGAAGGCTACCAACAGATTCTGGCAAATTATGTTCGCGTTAATATCGCCTTCAGAAAAATGCTAAAAGAAAGAATCCCTAATATGGGAATTACTAACGAAAAAAATATCGGTCCTATTACTACATTCCGTATTTACCAAGACACTGTACAATGGGATCTTGAACAAAGCGGTCAAGCAACTGCTGAACAAATAAATCTTACAAACGAATTAAACTATGAATTATTTGAAATTCTTGGTCAACAACGTGAAGATGTATTTTTCGGTGATACTAAAAAGCAATGCTTAGTAGATGTAAGTGATTCAATTGAGCGTCTTCCTATTTATGTTTCTAAATTATTCTCGATTTCACCATATACAGAAGTGGAACATTTAGACCATATGATAACAGCTATTGAGAAATCCATAATGAAAATGGAGGGTATGAAAGTTGAAGTTACCCTCTAG
- a CDS encoding PspA/IM30 family protein yields the protein MGIFKRIKTITTSSINGILDKAEDPIAMLNEYLREMEQELNKAQSAISKQLFAENKQAALIAQTKEYIGQRTRQAASALQKGDEAAAKLALQEKINLEQQLSLYNQQLDAIKEQTIILEDKFRELQNTLNELKQKKTVLASRANVAKNAKQIQNITVSFGADNILRGVTRMEEKILFLEAEVQAGGYTTTPLNGVDNTVSEEAIAAELNKLKGEKEAI from the coding sequence ATGGGTATTTTCAAGCGAATTAAAACAATTACAACTTCAAGTATAAATGGAATATTGGATAAAGCCGAAGATCCAATTGCGATGCTGAATGAATATTTACGAGAAATGGAGCAAGAGCTAAATAAAGCACAATCTGCCATTTCCAAACAGCTATTTGCTGAAAACAAACAAGCTGCATTAATAGCACAAACGAAGGAATATATTGGGCAAAGAACACGACAAGCAGCATCGGCTCTCCAGAAAGGAGATGAGGCCGCTGCTAAATTGGCGCTCCAGGAAAAAATCAATCTTGAACAACAGCTTAGCCTGTATAATCAACAGCTTGATGCAATCAAGGAGCAGACGATTATACTGGAGGACAAGTTTAGAGAGCTGCAGAACACACTTAATGAACTGAAGCAAAAGAAAACGGTGCTTGCATCTCGTGCAAATGTTGCGAAAAACGCTAAGCAAATCCAAAACATTACTGTATCCTTCGGTGCAGATAATATTTTGCGAGGTGTTACTAGAATGGAGGAGAAAATCCTCTTTTTGGAAGCAGAGGTCCAAGCTGGAGGATATACAACGACTCCATTGAACGGTGTTGACAACACTGTTAGTGAAGAGGCAATAGCTGCTGAGCTGAATAAGCTTAAGGGTGAAAAAGAGGCTATATAA
- a CDS encoding GntR family transcriptional regulator, which yields MYGSERSRSASHQSYEILRDKILNGELQGGTKIVEEKIAAELGVSRTPIRESIRKLEYEGLIVNKRVVKPTEKDLRNMFQVRILLEGYSAQCAASYIKEKELEELLTCVEIGKNGEVEEIMKANERFHEIIVQSSNNPVMIDIIDRMQSTIYLFRKTVVFYNRPHLIDEHEQIYEAIKGRDGQKAEQLMKSHLQADLEFCLHLIG from the coding sequence ATGTATGGAAGTGAACGTTCACGTTCTGCTTCGCATCAGTCCTATGAAATCTTACGGGACAAGATACTAAATGGTGAGCTGCAAGGTGGTACTAAGATTGTCGAAGAAAAAATTGCAGCAGAGCTGGGTGTGAGCAGAACACCAATCAGGGAGTCTATTCGGAAGTTGGAGTACGAGGGACTAATCGTCAACAAACGAGTTGTGAAACCGACAGAGAAAGACTTACGAAATATGTTCCAAGTCCGCATTCTTTTGGAAGGATATTCCGCTCAATGTGCAGCCTCATACATAAAAGAAAAAGAACTCGAGGAATTATTGACATGTGTTGAAATCGGTAAGAATGGGGAGGTAGAAGAAATCATGAAGGCGAACGAGCGCTTTCATGAAATTATTGTGCAATCAAGCAATAACCCTGTCATGATTGACATTATTGACCGCATGCAATCCACTATTTATCTTTTCAGAAAAACAGTTGTTTTCTATAACCGCCCACATCTTATTGATGAACATGAGCAAATATATGAAGCAATTAAAGGAAGAGATGGCCAGAAAGCAGAACAGCTGATGAAGAGCCATTTACAAGCAGACCTCGAGTTTTGCCTTCACTTAATCGGATAA
- the garR gene encoding 2-hydroxy-3-oxopropionate reductase — MEQKVGFIGLGIMGKPMSLNLIKSGHSLTVLDLNKEAVAQLTAAGAEAASTPKELAEKADIIITMLPASKHVKDVIVGENGILKGAKPGTVIIDMSSITPNVSRELAATAAKQGVDMLDAPVSGGEPKAIDGTLSIMVGGKPEVFESAKKVLSGMGKDIVLVGDNGCGVTAKLANQIIVNLNIAAMSEALVLAAKAGIDVEKMYEAIRGGLAGSTVLDAKVPMILERNFTPGGSIAINMKDITNVMDTAHEIGVPLPLSSHLLEIFHALKTDGKVNDDHSSIVRYYEKLANTEVKKAEK, encoded by the coding sequence ATGGAACAAAAAGTTGGTTTTATTGGATTAGGAATTATGGGGAAGCCAATGTCGCTGAACCTTATAAAATCAGGACACTCTCTGACTGTATTAGATCTTAATAAAGAGGCAGTTGCACAGCTAACAGCTGCTGGAGCGGAAGCTGCTTCTACTCCAAAGGAGCTTGCAGAGAAAGCAGATATTATTATCACCATGCTACCGGCGTCAAAGCATGTAAAGGACGTTATTGTTGGCGAAAATGGAATTTTGAAAGGTGCTAAGCCAGGTACTGTAATAATAGATATGAGCTCAATCACACCAAATGTGTCGCGTGAGCTTGCTGCAACTGCCGCAAAACAGGGCGTAGACATGCTTGATGCGCCTGTAAGTGGTGGAGAGCCGAAAGCAATAGATGGAACATTATCGATTATGGTTGGAGGAAAGCCAGAGGTTTTTGAAAGCGCTAAAAAAGTTTTAAGTGGAATGGGCAAGGACATCGTTTTAGTTGGAGACAATGGCTGTGGCGTAACAGCAAAGCTTGCTAATCAAATAATTGTAAACCTTAACATTGCAGCAATGTCAGAGGCGTTAGTTCTTGCAGCAAAAGCAGGTATTGATGTTGAGAAGATGTATGAAGCAATTCGTGGCGGACTTGCAGGCAGTACAGTATTAGATGCTAAGGTACCAATGATTCTGGAAAGAAACTTCACTCCTGGCGGCAGTATCGCTATTAATATGAAGGACATTACAAATGTGATGGACACAGCACATGAAATTGGCGTGCCATTGCCTTTATCTAGTCACCTGTTGGAAATATTCCATGCATTAAAAACAGACGGAAAAGTGAATGATGACCATTCAAGTATTGTTCGATATTACGAGAAGCTTGCTAATACTGAAGTAAAGAAGGCGGAAAAATAA
- a CDS encoding four-carbon acid sugar kinase family protein, whose product MRLNAEYLKQLPAVDKKEADKVAAEALKELNKKIIVLDDDPTGVQTVNNISVFTDWSEEAIEAGFQEAASMFFILTNSRGLTEKETEAVHREIAENILAVATRLDKEFLIISRGDSTLRGHYPLETTVLRDTLEANSALKIDGEVILPYFKEGGRFTLNNVHYVQTGTELVPAGETEFAKDRTFGYSSSHLGEWVEEKSNGAFLAKNTLYISIEQLRAMEVEAIAEQLTNVQDFNKIVVNAADEADVKVFTAALVKAIQAGKNFLFRTAAALPKVIGGVQDKGLLTRKELVNEETTNGGLIIVGSHVKKTTEQLEKLKELSSIEFIEFNTNLVLEPNKFKEECERVIGAVEDFITAGRTVAVYTSRKRLDLGENKKEEELKLSVSISDAVTSIVTKLKVRPNFLVAKGGITSSDVGTKGLAVKRATVAGQIRPGIPVWITGEESKYPGMSYVIFPGNVGAVDDLKTVVELLSGKD is encoded by the coding sequence ATGCGTTTAAATGCAGAATACCTTAAGCAGCTGCCAGCGGTAGATAAGAAGGAAGCAGATAAGGTAGCAGCAGAGGCACTCAAGGAATTAAACAAAAAAATCATCGTGCTTGATGATGATCCGACAGGTGTGCAGACGGTGAATAATATTTCTGTCTTCACGGATTGGTCAGAAGAAGCAATAGAGGCTGGTTTCCAAGAAGCTGCTTCCATGTTCTTCATTTTGACGAACTCAAGAGGGCTGACAGAAAAAGAAACAGAGGCTGTTCATCGTGAAATTGCTGAAAATATCCTAGCAGTCGCAACAAGACTAGATAAGGAATTTTTGATCATAAGCAGAGGAGACTCCACTCTAAGAGGGCATTATCCTCTTGAGACTACTGTCCTTCGAGATACACTTGAAGCAAATTCTGCTCTTAAGATAGACGGAGAAGTAATACTGCCATATTTCAAAGAAGGCGGTCGGTTTACACTGAATAATGTCCATTATGTCCAAACAGGTACAGAGCTTGTTCCAGCTGGAGAAACGGAATTCGCAAAAGACCGTACATTTGGCTATTCCAGTTCTCATCTTGGAGAATGGGTCGAAGAAAAGTCAAATGGGGCATTTTTAGCAAAAAACACCTTATATATTTCGATTGAACAGCTTCGTGCAATGGAAGTAGAAGCTATTGCTGAACAGCTTACTAATGTACAGGATTTTAATAAAATAGTTGTCAACGCTGCTGATGAAGCCGATGTGAAGGTCTTTACAGCAGCACTTGTAAAAGCAATTCAGGCAGGCAAAAACTTCTTGTTCCGAACAGCTGCAGCACTGCCGAAGGTTATAGGAGGAGTTCAAGACAAAGGTCTTTTAACAAGGAAAGAGCTAGTGAACGAAGAGACAACAAACGGTGGGTTAATTATTGTTGGTTCTCATGTGAAGAAGACGACAGAGCAATTAGAAAAATTAAAAGAGTTATCTTCCATTGAATTTATTGAGTTTAATACAAACCTAGTTTTAGAACCTAATAAATTTAAAGAAGAGTGTGAACGGGTAATTGGCGCAGTAGAGGATTTTATCACGGCAGGCAGGACAGTAGCTGTTTATACAAGCAGGAAAAGGCTTGATCTGGGAGAAAACAAAAAAGAAGAAGAATTGAAGCTGTCTGTCTCCATTTCGGATGCTGTTACGTCCATTGTCACTAAATTAAAGGTGCGACCGAATTTCCTAGTAGCAAAAGGAGGCATAACTTCTAGTGACGTTGGCACAAAAGGCCTCGCCGTAAAAAGAGCAACCGTTGCTGGTCAGATTAGACCAGGAATTCCAGTGTGGATTACAGGAGAAGAAAGTAAATACCCAGGTATGTCCTATGTAATCTTCCCGGGGAATGTTGGAGCAGTAGATGATTTAAAAACAGTTGTTGAGCTGTTGAGCGGTAAGGATTAA
- a CDS encoding gluconate:H+ symporter, giving the protein MPIVYICIGVALLLLLMVVFKLNAFISLVIVSLLVGVMEGMAPTEAMESITTGLGSTLGHLVLVICFGGMLGKLMADSGGAQRIATTLINSFGKKRVQLAAVLTAGIVGIALFFETGVVVLIPLVFTIAAQAGVPILYIGMPVISALITMHGFVPPHPGPTAVAAVYDANIGKTLLYGVLIAIPAIYLSGPLYVKTFKKADLEVEIPKGLFTPKHFKESELPSFGISVFTALIPVILIAFQAIVEIAMPNSSLLPVAQFLGDPGFALLVAVIVAIFTFGLNRGRKMPEIMNSISESVSSIAMILLVIAGGGAFKQVLIDTHVDQYVANLMEGSTMSPLILAWLIAAILRVVLGSATVAGLTAAGIAAPLVGAAHVSPELMVLATGAGSMTFSHVNDAGFWIYKEYFNLSIGKTIRTWSVMVTIASLVGLAGVLIINFFIS; this is encoded by the coding sequence ATGCCGATTGTATATATATGTATTGGGGTAGCGCTTTTGCTCTTATTGATGGTGGTCTTTAAGTTAAACGCTTTCATATCGCTTGTGATTGTGTCTCTGCTAGTAGGTGTTATGGAAGGCATGGCACCAACCGAAGCAATGGAATCTATTACAACTGGTCTCGGCAGTACATTAGGCCATCTTGTTTTAGTTATCTGTTTTGGGGGTATGCTCGGTAAATTAATGGCCGATTCTGGTGGAGCCCAGCGAATTGCAACAACGTTGATTAATTCATTTGGGAAAAAACGAGTCCAGCTTGCTGCCGTTCTAACAGCAGGGATAGTTGGGATTGCATTATTCTTTGAAACAGGTGTAGTTGTATTAATTCCGCTTGTGTTTACAATTGCAGCACAAGCAGGTGTGCCAATTCTTTATATCGGAATGCCAGTCATTTCTGCTTTAATCACAATGCATGGCTTTGTACCACCTCATCCAGGACCAACAGCAGTTGCTGCTGTTTATGATGCTAATATTGGCAAAACATTGTTATATGGTGTGCTTATCGCGATACCAGCTATTTACTTAAGTGGTCCACTTTATGTGAAGACGTTTAAGAAAGCAGATTTAGAAGTTGAAATACCAAAAGGGTTATTCACGCCAAAGCATTTTAAAGAAAGTGAGCTTCCAAGCTTTGGTATCAGTGTGTTTACTGCACTTATTCCAGTTATTCTTATTGCATTCCAGGCAATAGTTGAAATAGCGATGCCTAATTCATCATTGCTGCCTGTTGCACAGTTTTTAGGTGATCCTGGCTTTGCTTTACTGGTAGCGGTTATTGTTGCCATTTTTACATTTGGCTTAAACAGAGGCAGAAAAATGCCGGAAATTATGAATTCCATTTCTGAGTCAGTAAGCAGCATTGCGATGATTCTGTTAGTTATTGCAGGGGGCGGGGCATTTAAGCAGGTTCTGATTGATACACATGTAGATCAATATGTCGCTAACCTGATGGAAGGCTCCACAATGTCACCATTAATTCTGGCATGGCTTATCGCTGCAATCCTGCGGGTGGTTCTAGGTTCAGCAACAGTTGCAGGCCTAACAGCAGCCGGCATTGCAGCTCCATTAGTCGGAGCGGCACATGTGAGTCCAGAGCTGATGGTATTAGCGACTGGGGCAGGAAGCATGACATTCTCCCATGTTAATGATGCAGGATTTTGGATATACAAGGAATATTTCAATCTTTCCATTGGAAAAACAATCCGTACATGGTCTGTTATGGTTACAATAGCTTCCTTAGTTGGACTCGCTGGTGTGCTGATTATTAACTTCTTTATTAGTTAA
- a CDS encoding cysteine hydrolase family protein: MILDVQKGFDDPYWGSRNNEQAEENIARLLKEWRNNNGKIIYSQHLSVQPQSPLHYKNKVGIQFKEIVQPKSTEKIIQKNVNSAFIGTSLETYLQEQQIEELLITGLSTQHCVSTTTRMCGNLGYKTFLVADATAAFEITDHNGVPYGAEAIHNHELAMLQKEFATILTTDEIIGELNSL, encoded by the coding sequence ATGATATTGGATGTACAAAAGGGATTTGATGATCCATATTGGGGAAGCAGGAATAATGAGCAAGCAGAAGAAAATATTGCGCGGCTTTTGAAGGAATGGCGAAACAATAACGGGAAGATTATTTATTCTCAACACCTGTCCGTTCAACCGCAATCTCCACTCCACTATAAGAATAAGGTTGGTATACAGTTTAAGGAAATAGTACAGCCGAAAAGCACTGAAAAAATTATTCAAAAAAACGTTAACAGTGCCTTTATTGGTACAAGTCTGGAAACCTACCTTCAAGAGCAACAAATAGAAGAATTATTGATAACAGGTTTATCAACACAGCATTGTGTTTCAACGACAACACGAATGTGTGGAAACTTAGGGTATAAAACATTCCTCGTAGCTGATGCTACTGCTGCATTCGAAATTACCGATCATAACGGAGTTCCATATGGTGCAGAAGCAATACATAATCATGAGTTAGCGATGCTTCAAAAAGAGTTTGCGACAATCCTAACGACAGATGAGATTATCGGTGAGTTAAACAGTTTATAG
- a CDS encoding glycine betaine ABC transporter substrate-binding protein, with product MLKKLSGVTLAMAVTIGLTACGGSETSGSGSLGEQLDYEIVGIDPGSGLMNATQNNVLPGYGLDEKWKVIEGSDTAMTAELTKAIKNEDPIIVTGWVPHWIFNEFDLKMLEDPKELYGGEEYIHTLVRHGLQDDLPEAYKFLDQFEWGPEEMQDVMVKIQSGKSEQEAAEEWVAENADLVNSWTEGVKPGNGEEISMTYAAWADSIASNNVVKYVLEKELEYSVNLIQVEPGAMWAGVSDGSVDAMIGAALPTTHAAYYEKFEGDFVDLGPNFTGLKNGLVVPAYMDIDSIEDLQDL from the coding sequence GTGCTAAAAAAACTTAGCGGAGTAACATTAGCAATGGCTGTAACGATTGGATTAACTGCTTGTGGAGGAAGTGAAACAAGTGGGAGTGGGTCACTTGGAGAACAGTTAGATTATGAAATTGTTGGTATAGACCCTGGATCTGGTCTTATGAATGCTACCCAAAATAATGTATTACCTGGATATGGACTTGATGAAAAATGGAAAGTAATCGAAGGATCAGATACTGCCATGACAGCTGAATTAACAAAAGCCATAAAAAATGAAGATCCGATTATTGTAACTGGTTGGGTTCCACACTGGATATTTAATGAGTTCGATTTAAAAATGCTGGAGGATCCAAAAGAACTTTACGGCGGGGAGGAATACATACATACACTTGTTAGACATGGCTTGCAAGACGATTTACCTGAAGCATATAAGTTCCTTGACCAATTCGAATGGGGCCCTGAAGAAATGCAGGATGTAATGGTAAAAATTCAAAGTGGAAAATCTGAACAGGAAGCAGCTGAGGAATGGGTCGCTGAAAATGCGGATTTAGTGAATTCCTGGACAGAAGGTGTCAAGCCTGGTAATGGTGAAGAAATAAGTATGACATATGCTGCATGGGCGGATTCCATCGCAAGTAATAATGTCGTTAAATACGTGTTAGAAAAAGAATTGGAATATTCCGTGAACTTAATACAAGTTGAGCCAGGAGCAATGTGGGCAGGTGTTTCTGACGGCAGTGTCGATGCGATGATAGGCGCCGCATTACCGACTACACATGCTGCCTATTATGAGAAATTCGAAGGTGACTTCGTTGACTTAGGACCAAACTTTACTGGTTTAAAAAATGGTCTTGTAGTTCCGGCATATATGGATATAGACTCTATTGAAGACTTACAGGATTTATAA
- a CDS encoding HAD-IIB family hydrolase yields the protein MIKLVISDMDGTFLNNNGDFNRDLFKKTKKIMKDKGVLFAPCTGKQCERIEELFGEDASDLWILGDSATRIKHNDLFVYESLIVNDLGLKIIDLLEEINLDHTIIACTKTGAYVKETISPDEFAIVRRSFAKLNRVKDFHSISENFIKITVHDPALQCVETRERLATFFDHAYIVASEAAWIDITNANVHKGTTIDHLQKLLNVTPEETMVFGDGYNDLELMASGAYSFAMRNAFPEVQAAANFITGSNEEDAVMKTIMQFLSLQSDKEESASVKDI from the coding sequence ATGATTAAATTAGTTATTTCTGATATGGATGGAACATTTTTAAATAATAATGGAGACTTTAACAGGGATTTATTTAAAAAAACAAAAAAAATCATGAAGGATAAAGGAGTCTTGTTTGCTCCATGTACTGGAAAGCAATGTGAACGGATAGAAGAACTATTTGGAGAAGATGCGAGTGATTTGTGGATATTAGGTGATAGTGCTACACGTATAAAGCACAACGACCTTTTTGTGTATGAATCCTTAATTGTAAATGATCTGGGCTTGAAAATAATTGATCTTCTAGAGGAAATAAATCTAGATCATACAATAATTGCTTGTACAAAAACAGGGGCGTATGTAAAAGAAACAATTTCTCCTGATGAGTTTGCGATTGTACGCCGTTCCTTTGCTAAGCTTAACCGTGTAAAGGATTTTCATAGTATTTCTGAGAACTTTATAAAAATAACAGTACATGATCCAGCATTGCAATGTGTGGAAACAAGAGAAAGGCTAGCGACATTTTTTGACCATGCTTATATTGTTGCATCAGAAGCAGCATGGATTGATATTACAAATGCAAATGTTCATAAAGGTACGACGATTGATCATTTGCAGAAGCTGTTGAATGTGACACCAGAGGAAACAATGGTTTTTGGTGATGGATACAATGATTTAGAATTAATGGCTTCTGGGGCTTACAGCTTTGCGATGAGAAATGCTTTTCCAGAAGTACAGGCTGCAGCTAATTTCATTACTGGATCAAATGAAGAAGATGCTGTTATGAAAACAATTATGCAATTTCTTTCCTTGCAGAGTGATAAGGAAGAATCAGCTTCGGTCAAGGATATTTAA